The nucleotide sequence GTTTTAGACAGTTTCCTTCGGTATTACTAAACAATTTTACTACAGATACAGATAATAATACATTCACCAATGCTTTAGTAGAAGCTAATTTTACAAACTGTATTATTTATGGTAATGATAATCCAGAATTTATTTTAGACGCAAATCCTGGCGATGAGTTTAATTTTAAATTTACAAATTGTTTAATTCGCTTTCAGAATACCAATAATAATTTTACTGGACCTCTTTACGATTTCGATAATATCGCATTATATGAAAATGTAATTTTTAATGATGATCCAGATTTTTTAGATCCGTTTGCAAATCGATTAGAAATTCCTAATGGATCTTCTGCAGATGGTACTGGGATTATATTTGGTAATTTACTCAATGATATTATTAATACGCCAAGAGCATTACCACGAGATCTTGGAGCTTATGAAAGTATTGATTTTTAGCAACACTCACTTTTAATAGAAATAAAAAACCTCAGAAGATTAATCTTCTGAGGTTTTTTATATAAAGCTAATTTCATCAACTAGTCTAGGTAATTCTTAATTTAAGCAACAAATAATGATAAATCCTGCATCATATCGTTTACTTTTTCTCTTACACTTTCTAGTTTAGCATTATCCTCATAATTCATAATCACTTCATCAATTAAAGCGACAATAGCCTCCATATTATGCTCCTTTAAACCTCTAGTTGTTATCGCTGGAGTACCAATTCTAATACCAGAAGTTACAAAAGGTGATTTGTCATCAAAAGGCACCATATTTTTATTTACAGTAATATCTGCAACTCCTAAAGCTTCTTCGGCGGCTTTCCCAGTAATATTCTTATTACGCAAATCTATAAGCATCATATGGTTATCTGTTCCTCCAGAAATAATATGATATCCTCTATCTACAAATGCTTTAGCCATTGCTGCAGCATTTTTCTTTACTTGTAATGTGTAGGTCATAAACTCATCGGTAAGCGCTTCTCCAAATGCTACAGCTTTAGCAGCAATAATGTGCTCTAGAGGGCCTCCTTGATTTCCAGGGAATACTGCAGAGTTTAATAATGATGACATTTTTCGAAGATTTCCATTTTTTAATTTCAATCCAAACGGATTATCAAAATCTTCTCCCATCATAATTAATCCACCTCTAGGCCCGCGTAACGTTTTATGAGTTGTTGTGGTAACGATATGACAATGTGGTATAGGATCGTTTAAAATACCTTTAGCAATTAAACCTGCAGGGTGAGAAATATCTGCAATTAGTATCGCTTCAACGCTATCTGCTATAGCACGAAAGCGCTTAAAATCCATATCTCTAGAATATGCTGATGCCCCAGCAATAATTAATTTAGGCTGTTCTTTCTCAGCAATAGATTGCATTTTATCATAATTAATCAATCCATTTTCTTCATCCACTCCATAAAATACAGGATTGTATAATTTTCCTGAAAAATTAACAGGAGAGCCATGAGTTAAATGTCCTCCGTGAGATAAATCGAACCCTAAAATCTTATCGCCAGGCTTTAAGCACGCTGCAAAAACTGCTGTATTAGCCTGACTTCCTGAGTGTGGTTGAACATTTACATATGTAGCCCCAAATAATGCCTTTGCCCTATCTATAGCTAATTGTTCTACTTCATCAACTACCTCACATCCACCGTAATAACGTTTTCCAGGATATCCTTCTGCATATTTATTAGTTAATACCGATCCTGCAGCTTCCATAACCTGATCGCTTACAAAATTCTCAGAAGCAATCAACTCTAAACCATGCAATTGGCGTTCGTTTTCTGCTTCTATTAATTCGAAGATTTGTTCATCTCTCTTCATAAATTATTTTTAATATTAAATTTCTGTCCAAAAATAATAAATTGATTAGTTTAATACCGCAAAAAACATATATTTGATATAGAAAAACCAATCTAAAAAACAAAATATGCCTTTATCTGCTAACAATCCTGATAGAACGTCTTGGCTGCACGTCGACAAGAACTCAGATTTCCCTATTCAAAATATTCCGTTCGGAGTATTTTTAACTCGAGATGATATTATTACCATAGGTACCCGAATTGGTGATACTGCAATAGATCTAGGTGCTTTACATCAATTAGGATATTTTGATGGAATCCCTTTAACGGATGATATTTTTCTTCAAGATTCTTTAAACGATTTTATTGCTGATGGTAGAAAAACCTGGCGTTTGGTCAGAAATCGAATCGCTGAAATTTTTGATGCTGAAAACAATATTTTAAAAAATAATAAAAAGAATAAAGAAACTGTATTATTTCGATTAGATGAAATAGAAATGCAACTTCCGGTTCAAATAGGCGATTATACAGATTTTTATGCAAGTAAAGAACATGCTACTAATGTTGGTAAAATGTTTAGAGGCGAAGAAAATGCATTAATGCCTAACTGGTTGCATTTACCTGTAGGCTATCATGGCCGTAGTTCTTCAATTATACCTTCAAAAATACCAGTACACCGTCCTCAAGGACAAATATTACCCAATGAAGCTACAGAACCCACTTTTGGGCCTTCAAAATTAGTAGATTTTGAGTTAGAAATGGCTTTTATAACCACAGACGCAAACGATCTAGGGGAACCAATTCCTATTGAAGAAGCTGAAGAATACATTTTTGGTTTAGTATTGTTTAATGATTGGAGTGCAAGAGATATTCAAAAATGGGAATATGTCCCACTTGGACCATTTTTAGGTAAAAATTTCGCATCATCCATATCTCCGTGGATAGTTACACTTGATGCTTTAGAACCTTTTAGAGTAGAAAGCCCTAAACAGGATCCAAAACCACTAGAATATTTACAATATAAAGGTAAAAAGAGTTTTGATATTAATCTTGAAGCTGCTATACATCCTAAAGGTGCTAAGGAAACGATAGTTAGTCGCTCTAATTTTAAGTATATGTATTGGAATATGTCTCAGCAATTAGCACATCATACTGTAAATGGTTGTCCAGTTAATTCTGGAGATATGATGGGAAGCGGCACTATTTCAGGAGTCACGGAAGATGCTTATGGTTCTATGTTAGAAATTACATGGAAAGGTGAAAAACCAATTACAATGTCTGATGGTACAGAACGTAAATTCATTAATGATTATGATACTGTTATTATGAGAGGATATTGCGAAAAAGATGGTACTCGTATTGGTTTTGGTGAAGTAGAATCGCAATTACTTCCTGTTTTCAAGCATAAAAACAAGAAATAATTCAGAGTTTATTAAATAGCTAACAGTCAAATATTTAAATCATTTTTTTTAAATCAGAAATTTAATTTATTTTTTTGGCATCACTATTGAATACCCCTAATTAACTTAAAACTAAAGCTTATGAAAAAACTACTACTCTTAACAGTATTTCTTTCAGTATTGGTAGCCTGTGGTGGAAGAAAACAAACAGAAAAAGCATTAAACTCTGGTAATTATGACCAAGCAATTTCTAATGCTTTAAAACGTCTTAGCAATAACAAAGATAAGAAGCGAAAACAAGAGTTTATCATTTTGTTAGAAGATGCTTATCAAAAAGTAATTGCTCGGGATTTAAGAACTATTGATGGTCTAAAAAAAGATGGTAATCCAGAATTTTATAAATCTATTTATGAAACTTACTTAAGTTTAAATTCTAGGCAAGAAGCTATAAAACCTGTGTTACCTTTATATATTGACAATAGAAGTATTAATTTAGATTTTAAAGATTATACTAAGGATATTATAGACTATCGCTATAAAGTATCAGATTTTCTTACAGACAAAGGTTTAGATTTATTAGACACTAATAATAAATATAATGCTAAAGAAGCTTATGAACTCCTTAGTTATGTTGAACAAATCAATCCAAACTTTGAAGATGTAAGAGATTTAATGGCTGAAGCACATCGTAAAGGTACTGATTATGTATTTGTATCTATTGAAAATCAAACAAATCAAATTATTCCCAAGCGATTGGAGGATGAATTATTAGATTTTGACACATATGGGTTGAATAAATTTTGGACTGAATATCACGCTTCAAAAGCTAAAGATGTAAATTACAATTACGAAATGGAGTTACAATTAAGACAGATTAATATTTCTCCAGAGCGTGTATACGAAAAAGAATATATACGAGAAAAAGAGATTATTGATGGGTGGGAATATAAAAAAGACAGAAGAGGAAATGTGGTTAAAGACAGCTTAGGTAATGATATTAAATTAGATAAAATTATTACTGTAACATGTGGTTTTTACGAATTCACACAATCTAAAGCTACTCAAGTTATCGCAAAAGTAGTTTACTCAGATAAGAATACAAATCAAGTATTGGA is from Flavobacteriaceae bacterium and encodes:
- a CDS encoding serine hydroxymethyltransferase — its product is MKRDEQIFELIEAENERQLHGLELIASENFVSDQVMEAAGSVLTNKYAEGYPGKRYYGGCEVVDEVEQLAIDRAKALFGATYVNVQPHSGSQANTAVFAACLKPGDKILGFDLSHGGHLTHGSPVNFSGKLYNPVFYGVDEENGLINYDKMQSIAEKEQPKLIIAGASAYSRDMDFKRFRAIADSVEAILIADISHPAGLIAKGILNDPIPHCHIVTTTTHKTLRGPRGGLIMMGEDFDNPFGLKLKNGNLRKMSSLLNSAVFPGNQGGPLEHIIAAKAVAFGEALTDEFMTYTLQVKKNAAAMAKAFVDRGYHIISGGTDNHMMLIDLRNKNITGKAAEEALGVADITVNKNMVPFDDKSPFVTSGIRIGTPAITTRGLKEHNMEAIVALIDEVIMNYEDNAKLESVREKVNDMMQDLSLFVA
- the fahA gene encoding fumarylacetoacetase, producing MPLSANNPDRTSWLHVDKNSDFPIQNIPFGVFLTRDDIITIGTRIGDTAIDLGALHQLGYFDGIPLTDDIFLQDSLNDFIADGRKTWRLVRNRIAEIFDAENNILKNNKKNKETVLFRLDEIEMQLPVQIGDYTDFYASKEHATNVGKMFRGEENALMPNWLHLPVGYHGRSSSIIPSKIPVHRPQGQILPNEATEPTFGPSKLVDFELEMAFITTDANDLGEPIPIEEAEEYIFGLVLFNDWSARDIQKWEYVPLGPFLGKNFASSISPWIVTLDALEPFRVESPKQDPKPLEYLQYKGKKSFDINLEAAIHPKGAKETIVSRSNFKYMYWNMSQQLAHHTVNGCPVNSGDMMGSGTISGVTEDAYGSMLEITWKGEKPITMSDGTERKFINDYDTVIMRGYCEKDGTRIGFGEVESQLLPVFKHKNKK